A portion of the Nitrospirota bacterium genome contains these proteins:
- a CDS encoding biopolymer transporter ExbD — MQRDIDQINVIPLVDVMLVLLVIVLTTATFISSGQIPVNLAKAKEVGDRKETPVVITLTADGALFLNDHAIPEGGLPNALATEPRESAVVVRADKVTLLERFVSVVDEVRGLGFQQVSLEVIRL, encoded by the coding sequence ATGCAACGAGACATTGACCAGATCAACGTCATCCCCCTCGTGGATGTGATGCTGGTCCTGCTGGTCATCGTCCTGACCACCGCCACCTTCATCAGCAGCGGACAAATTCCCGTCAATTTGGCCAAGGCGAAAGAAGTCGGCGATCGTAAAGAAACCCCGGTCGTGATCACCCTCACTGCCGACGGGGCGCTTTTTCTCAACGACCATGCCATTCCTGAGGGAGGGCTTCCCAATGCCCTGGCCACGGAACCTCGAGAGTCGGCTGTCGTCGTACGGGCAGACAAGGTCACCTTGCTCGAACGATTCGTGTCTGTGGTGGATGAAGTGCGGGGCCTGGGGTTTCAACAGGTCAGTCTGGAGGTCATTCGTCTGTGA
- the exbB gene encoding TonB-system energizer ExbB — protein MNALHNLVDYGIIGLLLALSLWTVAVAVERWLFYRRVDLAQYPTNLGLEMALTKHLVIIGTVAANAPYIGLLGTVLGIMLTFHTMGTSGTMAVNAIMIGLSLALKATAVGLLVAIPCVVMNNVLRRKVTELLAQHKEQHATRH, from the coding sequence ATGAATGCGTTACACAACCTGGTCGATTATGGAATCATCGGCCTCTTACTGGCACTCAGCCTCTGGACCGTCGCCGTTGCGGTGGAGCGGTGGCTCTTTTACCGCCGTGTCGATCTCGCGCAATACCCCACCAACCTGGGGCTGGAAATGGCGCTCACCAAACATCTGGTCATCATCGGCACGGTGGCCGCGAACGCCCCCTACATCGGCTTGCTGGGGACCGTGCTCGGCATCATGCTCACCTTCCATACGATGGGAACCTCCGGCACCATGGCGGTCAATGCCATCATGATCGGACTCAGCCTTGCGCTCAAAGCCACGGCGGTCGGACTGCTGGTCGCCATTCCCTGTGTCGTCATGAACAACGTACTCAGACGGAAGGTGACCGAACTCCTCGCCCAACACAAGGAGCAGCATGCAACGAGACATTGA
- a CDS encoding porin has protein sequence MKIRSILGALIIASLPVMPALAENMTPEDIKKLVDEAVNKRMQEHERHDSPMERAMEKKEGQPGAVQYPTATGPMTDIRVERKGEEKVALGFGSTGSGKLIYAKPFLSAPKATVGGYADVMYNNLSRQNLDNPSRHSFGQQRMVPFIYADITDHIKFATEIEIERGGQNAPQSGDGSMQIEFAQIDYLVHEAVNLRAGILLMPVGKFNLLHDSPLNDLVDRPMVSRIIIPSTWFESGAGIYGTLYPSSQSKLDYEVYAVNGMSQTAGSITDAGVRGARGSVSRDRDDNKAVVGRLAFSPMLGIEVAGSGYHGAYKPSSGAIGTGRISIFALDWTLQKGPFEVIGESAWTRISNNNATGTPGSGIGPAGMQGYYIQGNYHFMPDVLKKWAPSHFSDASTFTAVVRWEHVDTDTDNRTRNAPNTLGNRRELERLTLGLNFRPIEDTVFKFDWQFNTQKNATGLVNAGDLGTSNSPMNGNGFLIQAATYF, from the coding sequence ATGAAGATCCGGTCAATCCTCGGGGCTCTTATTATCGCCAGTTTGCCGGTCATGCCGGCGTTGGCAGAGAACATGACCCCGGAGGACATTAAGAAGCTCGTCGACGAAGCCGTCAACAAACGAATGCAGGAACATGAACGCCACGATAGTCCCATGGAACGAGCCATGGAAAAGAAGGAGGGTCAGCCTGGTGCCGTCCAATACCCCACCGCGACCGGACCCATGACCGATATCAGGGTCGAGCGGAAGGGAGAAGAAAAGGTTGCCTTAGGCTTCGGTTCAACCGGGTCAGGAAAACTGATCTATGCCAAACCATTCTTGAGCGCCCCGAAGGCTACGGTTGGCGGTTATGCGGATGTCATGTACAACAACCTGTCGCGTCAGAACCTGGACAATCCCAGCCGCCATAGCTTCGGACAACAGCGAATGGTGCCCTTCATCTATGCAGACATCACCGACCACATCAAGTTCGCCACGGAAATCGAGATCGAACGCGGAGGGCAGAACGCGCCCCAAAGCGGCGACGGCTCGATGCAGATCGAGTTTGCGCAAATCGACTACCTAGTACACGAGGCCGTCAACCTCCGTGCCGGTATCCTCCTGATGCCGGTTGGCAAGTTCAACTTGCTGCACGATTCACCTTTGAACGATCTCGTAGATCGTCCCATGGTCTCTAGAATCATCATCCCCAGCACCTGGTTTGAATCGGGTGCCGGCATCTACGGCACCCTCTACCCGTCATCCCAGTCCAAGCTGGACTATGAAGTCTATGCGGTCAACGGCATGAGTCAGACTGCAGGCTCAATTACTGATGCGGGAGTGCGAGGTGCACGAGGCAGCGTCTCTCGTGATCGTGACGACAACAAGGCTGTCGTCGGCCGCCTTGCCTTCAGCCCGATGCTCGGGATTGAAGTGGCAGGGTCCGGTTATCATGGTGCCTACAAACCCTCTTCCGGGGCCATCGGAACCGGACGCATCAGCATCTTCGCACTCGACTGGACTCTCCAGAAAGGGCCATTCGAAGTGATTGGAGAATCCGCCTGGACCAGAATCAGTAATAACAACGCGACTGGTACCCCTGGGAGCGGGATCGGACCAGCCGGCATGCAGGGTTACTACATCCAGGGGAACTATCACTTCATGCCTGACGTCCTGAAAAAATGGGCTCCCAGCCACTTCTCAGATGCCTCGACCTTCACAGCGGTTGTGCGTTGGGAACATGTCGATACCGACACGGACAATCGCACGCGGAATGCGCCCAATACTTTAGGAAATCGGCGGGAGTTGGAGCGGTTGACGCTCGGTCTGAACTTCAGGCCGATCGAAGACACCGTGTTCAAGTTTGACTGGCAGTTCAACACACAGAAAAATGCAACTGGCCTGGTCAATGCTGGAGACCTGGGCACGTCGAACAGCCCGATGAATGGGAACGGATTCCTAATTCAAGCAGCGACATACTTCTAA
- a CDS encoding ABC transporter ATP-binding protein, whose protein sequence is MISDHSTAPSPSGEGIVQGNLFTPASSVLELRHVSCSYETGRPAVQEISFAAREGEILCLLGPSGCGKTTILRAIAGFEPVRSGQIFLSGQLMSSPDVMTPTENRRVGMVFQEYALFPHLRVQDNIAFGLQQLTRNIRAERVQEMLRLTGLEGFEQRYPHELSGGQQQRVALARALVQSPVVLLLDEPFSNLDPDMAGRMRQELHELLRRTKTTTVLVTHDHDEAFAMADRIAVLNQGRLEQFDTPEMIYHMPATPFVADFVGQADFIPGTVSHGMVQTELGEFPDTIGCTDDTAVVVMIRPDDIHLVPTEGARARVLSRQFRGSENLYTVSLPSGQIVHSSQSSTSVYQAGTSVELRVLATHTVLFRQEKSAS, encoded by the coding sequence GTGATCTCAGACCATTCCACCGCACCAAGTCCATCCGGGGAGGGCATCGTCCAGGGCAACCTCTTTACACCGGCCTCCTCGGTCTTGGAACTGCGCCATGTGTCCTGTTCCTATGAAACCGGTCGCCCCGCAGTTCAGGAGATCTCCTTCGCGGCCAGGGAGGGAGAAATTCTCTGTTTGCTCGGCCCCTCCGGCTGTGGCAAAACCACAATTCTGCGCGCGATTGCAGGCTTTGAACCGGTTCGTTCAGGCCAGATCTTTTTGTCCGGCCAACTCATGTCGTCGCCGGACGTGATGACTCCCACAGAAAACCGCCGGGTTGGCATGGTCTTTCAAGAATACGCACTATTTCCCCACTTGCGAGTGCAAGACAACATCGCCTTTGGACTCCAACAGCTCACTCGAAACATACGTGCCGAGCGGGTCCAGGAGATGTTGAGGCTCACGGGGCTGGAAGGATTCGAGCAGCGTTACCCGCACGAATTATCGGGAGGCCAGCAACAGCGGGTTGCCCTGGCGCGCGCGCTGGTTCAAAGCCCAGTCGTGCTGCTGCTCGATGAGCCCTTTAGCAACCTAGACCCGGACATGGCCGGGCGCATGCGCCAGGAATTGCACGAACTGCTGCGCCGGACAAAGACAACGACCGTGCTCGTCACACATGACCATGACGAGGCATTTGCCATGGCCGATCGAATCGCCGTGCTCAACCAAGGTCGCCTGGAGCAATTCGACACCCCGGAAATGATCTACCACATGCCGGCGACGCCGTTCGTGGCCGATTTTGTCGGCCAAGCGGACTTCATTCCCGGAACCGTATCCCACGGCATGGTCCAGACCGAACTGGGAGAGTTTCCCGACACGATCGGGTGCACAGACGACACCGCCGTCGTCGTCATGATCAGGCCGGACGACATTCATCTCGTACCTACGGAAGGCGCCCGCGCTCGCGTCCTCTCCCGTCAATTCCGCGGATCTGAAAATCTCTACACGGTCAGCCTCCCCTCCGGTCAAATCGTCCATAGCAGTCAAAGCTCTACGAGCGTATATCAAGCAGGTACAAGCGTAGAACTTCGTGTCTTGGCGACCCATACGGTGCTCTTCAGGCAAGAAAAATCCGCGAGCTAG
- a CDS encoding iron ABC transporter permease: MLRRHLTSPLQLFALATAGIILLPLGYVTSQALSADPAVWSRLWATRIPELLFNTVSLAASVAVITLFLGVSTAWLVTRVEFPGRRLWEGALILPLAMPTYVLAYVYSYILGFGGPVEHVWQLLAGPQARIFSPHSYWGATLVMALDTFPFVYLLSRSALLSMNVSFEEVARASGVSRLSTLWRVTLPLMRPSIAAGVALVILYVVSDFGAVSLLRYQTLTYAVFQQMTGRSDNTAASILSLLLVGLALIFLITERWFRQKSRFYQTTGRYRAPQRQRYGWLGTLAVTGYLGLIVGAAFAIPAALLIQWSLSPEAQATLDSRFFGFVWNSGILAASAATGGVLIGLPLAYLASRRPTFLNLSCLQAAYAGYVLPGPVAALAVLVLFTKLAPVFYGSVLILIVAYVIHFLPAGLQSLEPALQQITPNLEEVARTLGLGMHGTWRRVTLPLVRNGFVVAWVLMFLQTMKELPATLLLRPVGFDTLAIRVWMEASEEYFQLAAPSALLIVVLSLPALALLVSKDWRAA; encoded by the coding sequence ATGCTTCGCCGCCACCTGACGTCGCCACTCCAACTCTTCGCCTTAGCCACGGCCGGCATCATCCTGCTCCCGCTCGGGTACGTCACCTCACAAGCCCTCTCGGCCGATCCTGCCGTCTGGAGCCGATTGTGGGCAACCCGGATCCCCGAGCTCCTGTTCAACACCGTCTCACTCGCCGCCAGCGTGGCAGTCATCACCTTGTTCCTCGGCGTGTCGACCGCCTGGCTGGTCACTCGTGTGGAATTTCCCGGACGAAGACTATGGGAGGGGGCTCTGATCCTTCCATTGGCGATGCCGACCTATGTGCTGGCCTACGTCTATTCCTACATCCTTGGGTTCGGCGGTCCCGTCGAACATGTCTGGCAACTCCTGGCAGGGCCTCAAGCCAGGATTTTTTCTCCCCATAGTTATTGGGGTGCGACGCTGGTGATGGCGCTGGATACATTTCCCTTCGTCTATCTGCTCAGCCGGAGTGCGCTCCTCAGCATGAACGTGTCGTTCGAAGAGGTGGCGAGAGCCAGCGGCGTCTCCCGCCTCTCAACCCTCTGGCGCGTCACCCTGCCGCTGATGCGCCCCTCGATTGCCGCCGGTGTCGCGCTCGTCATTTTGTATGTCGTGTCGGACTTCGGCGCGGTGTCGTTGCTGCGCTACCAGACCCTCACCTATGCCGTATTCCAGCAGATGACCGGTCGGTCCGACAATACCGCGGCGAGCATCTTGAGCCTCTTATTGGTCGGGCTGGCGCTGATCTTCCTAATCACGGAACGCTGGTTCCGGCAGAAGAGCCGGTTCTACCAGACCACCGGGCGCTACCGGGCACCGCAACGGCAGCGTTATGGATGGCTCGGTACGCTTGCCGTCACCGGCTATCTCGGACTGATCGTCGGCGCAGCCTTCGCAATCCCAGCCGCACTCTTGATTCAATGGAGCCTGTCGCCGGAGGCACAGGCCACTCTCGACAGCCGCTTCTTCGGGTTCGTCTGGAACAGCGGAATCCTCGCGGCCAGCGCTGCCACCGGCGGCGTCTTAATCGGCTTGCCACTCGCCTATCTGGCGAGCCGCCGTCCGACCTTCCTGAACCTAAGCTGCCTCCAGGCTGCCTATGCCGGCTATGTGCTGCCTGGGCCGGTTGCAGCCCTAGCCGTCCTCGTCCTCTTTACCAAACTAGCCCCGGTGTTCTATGGCTCCGTCCTGATCCTGATCGTGGCCTACGTGATTCACTTTCTCCCGGCCGGCCTTCAGTCGCTAGAGCCGGCTCTCCAGCAAATTACGCCAAATTTGGAAGAAGTCGCACGCACACTCGGCCTTGGCATGCATGGGACCTGGCGCCGAGTCACCCTGCCGCTCGTCCGGAACGGATTCGTCGTCGCCTGGGTCTTGATGTTCCTGCAAACGATGAAGGAGTTGCCCGCAACCCTCTTGTTGCGGCCGGTGGGATTCGACACCCTGGCTATTCGCGTCTGGATGGAAGCGAGCGAGGAATATTTTCAGCTCGCGGCCCCTTCGGCACTCTTGATTGTCGTACTGAGTCTTCCGGCATTGGCCTTGCTGGTTTCAAAAGATTGGCGCGCAGCCTAA
- a CDS encoding TonB family protein, translating into MIAAGPPRSGLQKEAHSLGWLVSVLLHGAVALFAIVLVTQIQDSPQDESFKWNVAMVSPTQPVTPTASPPHQSTAPSVSPPPQTPASPLQQNAPTQLLAAPQPLAQQTTPSIAERTPVTPMVAEPPTPTPLEPVPPLQSAAPTARPAEPFRHEAVAPRAPEATPIQKPAEEPPIVPVPSDAHTAPSTPSAAPASPPIQTATLSPTPTPLTDAAPAQNAAIARAPANTPMKRDYGWLSEAILRRVEELKRYPASARAERAEGKVVVKAVISEDGSISEMEVFQSSGHPGLDKAAMDTMKQAAPFHLPHPLGQPRMTIKIPMSYRLDR; encoded by the coding sequence GTGATCGCTGCCGGACCACCTCGATCAGGGCTCCAAAAAGAGGCGCACAGCCTGGGCTGGCTTGTCTCCGTCCTCTTACATGGTGCCGTGGCACTCTTCGCGATCGTACTGGTGACGCAGATTCAAGACTCGCCTCAAGACGAATCTTTCAAGTGGAACGTCGCCATGGTGTCGCCGACACAACCGGTCACACCCACTGCATCGCCACCCCATCAATCCACAGCTCCATCAGTTTCACCTCCACCCCAGACTCCTGCCTCTCCCCTGCAGCAGAATGCGCCGACACAGCTCCTCGCAGCACCTCAGCCCCTTGCGCAACAAACGACTCCCTCGATTGCTGAGCGAACGCCCGTCACTCCAATGGTCGCTGAGCCTCCCACACCAACGCCACTCGAACCAGTGCCGCCCTTACAATCAGCAGCTCCTACGGCACGACCAGCCGAGCCCTTCAGACATGAGGCTGTGGCACCGAGAGCTCCCGAAGCCACACCGATTCAGAAACCAGCCGAGGAACCGCCAATCGTACCAGTGCCATCTGATGCACATACGGCGCCATCGACCCCATCCGCCGCTCCCGCTTCACCACCGATCCAGACGGCCACCCTTTCCCCGACACCAACGCCCCTGACCGACGCAGCGCCCGCGCAAAATGCCGCCATCGCTCGGGCACCAGCGAACACACCGATGAAGCGCGACTATGGCTGGCTCTCAGAAGCAATTTTACGGCGAGTAGAAGAGCTGAAGCGTTATCCGGCCTCGGCCCGGGCGGAACGAGCTGAAGGGAAAGTTGTGGTGAAAGCCGTGATCAGCGAGGACGGAAGTATCAGCGAGATGGAAGTGTTTCAAAGCTCCGGGCATCCCGGTCTCGACAAGGCCGCGATGGACACCATGAAACAGGCAGCTCCCTTTCACTTGCCTCATCCATTAGGCCAGCCACGTATGACGATCAAGATTCCAATGAGTTATCGCTTGGATCGATAG
- a CDS encoding FMN-binding protein has protein sequence MFALVTLSALLFSTGLILTAEASAAERVWDSELRRYVTEDDFKYEEFMTEEDALKTVLPKSQQVRKELIRLTAEKKELIEQRIGWKFPEDSFELYIGQTGDKIDGYAMIHNTIGKYKPMTYMVGVDAKGTCTDVELLVFRDAKGSEVRTKRFNAQYDGKTVTDPIRINKDIINISGATMSVRSMSAGVKRVLVLVDEFYLKPAGLGSDTVASRKSDKGFFTSIFGN, from the coding sequence ATGTTCGCTCTCGTAACACTCTCAGCTCTTCTGTTCTCGACGGGGTTGATACTCACCGCCGAGGCATCTGCCGCCGAACGCGTCTGGGACAGTGAACTGCGCCGCTACGTCACAGAAGACGACTTTAAATACGAAGAGTTCATGACAGAAGAAGACGCGCTGAAAACCGTGCTGCCAAAATCTCAACAGGTTCGCAAGGAACTGATCCGGCTCACCGCAGAAAAAAAAGAGCTGATCGAGCAGCGGATCGGATGGAAATTTCCGGAGGATTCGTTCGAACTCTACATCGGTCAAACCGGCGACAAGATCGACGGCTATGCCATGATTCACAATACTATCGGCAAGTATAAACCCATGACTTACATGGTCGGAGTCGATGCCAAGGGCACCTGCACCGATGTCGAGCTCCTCGTCTTTCGAGATGCCAAAGGCAGTGAAGTCAGGACAAAGCGTTTCAACGCTCAGTACGACGGAAAAACAGTGACGGATCCAATTCGGATCAACAAGGACATTATCAACATCAGTGGCGCAACGATGTCCGTCCGTTCCATGAGCGCCGGCGTCAAGCGGGTCCTTGTCCTCGTGGATGAGTTTTATTTGAAACCGGCAGGATTGGGCAGCGATACGGTCGCATCCCGCAAGAGTGACAAGGGATTTTTCACATCGATTTTCGGCAACTAG
- a CDS encoding FAD:protein FMN transferase, translating into MSMVRTMASSCCLCLVLVMQSGCVGLSPGSPSVVVKRAQMHMGTLVSITAVAPTDQAAHSAINAGFHEVKRLEQLLSTWIPSSELSRVNAAAGIKPVPVSLETWTVVQRAKQAAELTGGGFNIAIGPAVDLWHVTEGQRIPTEAELAALRPLVNLQAVRTDLHEQTLYLEKTGMRIDVGGIGKGFAADHAVMAMKKAGALAGVVALSGDIKTFGQLPGGRTFPVGIQHPRKEGAVLVYIDLEDEAISTAGDYERFFERDGVRYHHILDPQTLQPARGCQSVTVIAKEGVWADGLDTGIFVMGPEQGIELIERLPDVEAIIVGADGRLFLSSGLQDRVRFPGQSDGRGQGQ; encoded by the coding sequence ATGTCTATGGTTCGAACAATGGCATCCTCATGCTGTCTCTGCCTCGTTCTGGTGATGCAATCCGGATGTGTCGGGCTGTCACCTGGCTCTCCATCCGTGGTGGTGAAACGAGCGCAGATGCACATGGGAACGTTGGTGTCCATTACGGCTGTGGCGCCAACCGATCAGGCCGCGCACAGTGCGATCAATGCCGGCTTTCATGAAGTGAAACGGCTTGAGCAACTCCTGAGCACCTGGATCCCAAGCAGCGAGCTTTCTCGCGTGAATGCGGCGGCCGGAATCAAGCCTGTCCCTGTGAGCCTTGAGACCTGGACGGTTGTTCAGCGTGCGAAGCAGGCTGCGGAATTAACCGGTGGTGGATTCAATATTGCCATCGGTCCGGCCGTCGATCTCTGGCATGTCACGGAAGGCCAAAGGATACCGACAGAGGCTGAGTTAGCGGCTCTTCGTCCCTTGGTGAATTTGCAGGCAGTTCGGACCGATCTGCACGAGCAGACGCTCTATCTGGAAAAGACGGGCATGCGGATCGATGTCGGAGGAATCGGAAAGGGCTTTGCCGCAGATCATGCCGTGATGGCGATGAAGAAGGCGGGGGCTTTGGCTGGAGTGGTGGCGCTCTCCGGTGATATCAAAACATTCGGACAGCTACCGGGTGGAAGAACGTTTCCCGTCGGTATTCAACATCCCCGCAAAGAGGGCGCAGTTCTTGTCTATATCGACTTGGAAGATGAAGCCATTTCAACAGCAGGTGATTATGAACGATTTTTCGAGCGTGACGGGGTTCGGTATCATCATATCCTTGATCCACAAACCCTTCAGCCGGCCCGGGGCTGCCAGAGTGTGACGGTGATCGCCAAAGAAGGGGTCTGGGCGGATGGACTTGACACGGGTATCTTTGTGATGGGGCCGGAGCAGGGCATAGAGCTCATTGAACGGCTGCCGGATGTTGAAGCGATTATCGTCGGTGCTGATGGCCGCCTGTTTCTTTCTTCAGGGTTACAGGACCGGGTTCGGTTTCCAGGGCAGTCGGATGGCAGAGGGCAGGGGCAATGA